The following proteins come from a genomic window of Iamia sp. SCSIO 61187:
- the sufC gene encoding Fe-S cluster assembly ATPase SufC → MPGELIIEGLRATVGGTEILKGVDLTVRAGEVHAVMGPNGAGKSTLSHVLMGRPGYEVTAGTVTLDGVDLLALPTWERVQAGLFLIMQYPTEVPGVSLVDSLSAAFAASGRDTDDMRARMAAEAERIGFDERFLERPLNVDLSGGEKKRNETLQLGVLEPRFAILDELDSGLDIDALRACAQRVEAATETGLGVLCITHYTRVLAELRADRVHILVRGEIRDSGGPELADRLEDEGYAAWIRPEDEMAASAPRRIDVFGEGSFADAEPVVEDPFGPGPFAG, encoded by the coding sequence ATGCCGGGTGAGCTGATCATCGAGGGGCTGCGCGCCACCGTGGGCGGCACCGAGATCCTCAAGGGCGTCGACCTGACGGTGCGCGCCGGCGAGGTCCACGCCGTCATGGGCCCCAACGGCGCCGGGAAGTCGACCCTGTCCCACGTGCTGATGGGACGGCCCGGCTACGAGGTCACCGCCGGCACGGTCACGCTCGACGGCGTCGACCTGCTCGCCCTCCCCACGTGGGAGCGGGTCCAGGCCGGCCTCTTCCTCATCATGCAGTACCCGACCGAGGTCCCGGGCGTGTCGTTGGTCGACTCGCTGTCGGCGGCGTTCGCGGCCTCGGGCCGTGACACCGACGACATGCGTGCCCGCATGGCGGCCGAGGCCGAGCGCATCGGGTTCGACGAGAGGTTCCTGGAGCGGCCGCTCAACGTCGACCTGTCGGGGGGCGAGAAGAAGCGGAACGAGACGCTCCAGCTGGGCGTGCTCGAGCCCCGCTTCGCCATCCTCGACGAGCTCGACTCGGGCCTCGACATCGACGCCCTGCGCGCCTGCGCCCAGCGGGTCGAGGCCGCGACCGAGACCGGGCTCGGCGTCCTCTGCATCACCCACTACACCCGGGTGCTGGCCGAGCTGCGGGCCGACCGGGTCCACATCCTCGTGCGGGGCGAGATCCGCGACAGCGGCGGCCCCGAGCTGGCCGACCGGCTCGAGGACGAGGGCTACGCGGCCTGGATCCGCCCCGAGGACGAGATGGCGGCGTCGGCCCCGCGACGCATCGACGTCTTCGGCGAGGGCTCCTTCGCCGACGCCGAGCCCGTGGTGGAGGACCCCTTCGGCCCCGGCCCCTTTGCTGGCTGA
- a CDS encoding non-heme iron oxygenase ferredoxin subunit: MTRERACSLSDVPEGTAHRVVVDGHPIAVVACDGEVYAVGDICSHQRISLSEGEVLCTDKGIECWKHGSVFSLVTGEPSALPATKPIPVFPVTVEDDTVYVEVP, encoded by the coding sequence GTGACCCGCGAGCGGGCCTGCTCCCTGTCCGACGTCCCCGAGGGCACGGCCCACCGGGTCGTCGTCGACGGTCACCCGATCGCCGTCGTCGCCTGCGACGGCGAGGTCTACGCCGTGGGCGACATCTGCAGCCACCAGCGCATCTCGCTCTCCGAGGGCGAGGTCCTGTGCACCGACAAGGGCATCGAGTGCTGGAAGCACGGGTCGGTGTTCTCCCTGGTCACCGGGGAGCCCTCGGCGCTCCCGGCCACCAAGCCCATCCCGGTCTTCCCGGTCACCGTCGAGGACGACACCGTCTACGTGGAGGTGCCCTGA
- a CDS encoding SufD family Fe-S cluster assembly protein, with protein sequence MSPPGGHTKPEIPLSPTPDDLARLPGDTATRAAAAGRAEAAGLPSTDAEEWRYSRIDELDLGRYAPVLAAPDHDPGAPPALPDAEGPWSAEITVVDGWVRAVEVRDEALTVDTGDDAALGSVLGEAHDAMAEWSIALAPMPVTIRVRGGAHVAAPILIRTVGATADALSAPRILVVAAEGAAASVVEHQTSLAGDRLVLPLVELDVAARARLAYTTTQEHAEGTWQMANVVARVAQEGSLVAAAVALGGDYTRLRTDCRLDGRGASGDLLAAYFGEGDQTLDFRTFQDHRAPDTTSDLLFKGAVGGRSRSIYTGLITVRPEGRGTNAFQTNRNLKLSEEAWAESVPNLEIQNNDVHCSHASTVGPIDEDQRFYLESRGVPPHVAERLVVSGFFGDVLDRMPAPASVLTAIRAAVDARLDRQVLVGEEVGS encoded by the coding sequence ATGTCGCCCCCCGGCGGCCACACGAAACCGGAGATCCCCCTGAGCCCCACGCCCGACGACCTGGCCCGCCTCCCCGGCGACACCGCCACCCGGGCCGCCGCAGCCGGACGGGCCGAGGCCGCCGGGCTGCCGAGCACCGACGCCGAGGAGTGGCGCTACAGCCGCATCGACGAGCTCGACCTCGGCCGCTACGCCCCGGTCCTCGCCGCCCCCGACCACGACCCGGGGGCCCCACCCGCCCTGCCCGACGCCGAAGGTCCGTGGTCGGCCGAGATCACCGTGGTCGACGGCTGGGTCCGCGCCGTCGAGGTGCGCGACGAGGCCCTCACCGTCGACACCGGCGACGACGCCGCCCTGGGCTCGGTGCTGGGCGAGGCCCACGACGCCATGGCCGAGTGGTCGATCGCCCTGGCCCCGATGCCGGTCACCATCCGGGTCCGCGGCGGTGCCCACGTGGCCGCCCCGATCCTCATCCGCACCGTCGGCGCCACCGCCGACGCGCTGAGCGCGCCCCGCATCCTGGTCGTCGCCGCCGAGGGAGCGGCCGCCAGCGTGGTGGAGCACCAGACCTCGCTCGCCGGTGACCGCCTCGTCCTCCCCCTGGTGGAGCTGGACGTCGCCGCCCGGGCCCGCCTGGCGTACACCACCACCCAGGAGCACGCCGAGGGCACCTGGCAGATGGCCAACGTCGTCGCCCGGGTCGCCCAGGAGGGCAGCCTGGTCGCCGCCGCCGTGGCCCTCGGCGGGGACTACACCCGGCTCCGCACCGACTGCCGCCTCGACGGCCGGGGGGCCTCCGGCGACCTCCTCGCCGCCTACTTCGGCGAGGGCGACCAGACCCTCGACTTCCGCACCTTCCAGGACCACCGGGCCCCCGACACCACCTCGGACCTGCTCTTCAAGGGCGCCGTCGGCGGGCGCAGCCGGTCGATCTACACCGGTCTCATCACCGTGCGCCCCGAGGGCCGCGGCACCAACGCCTTCCAGACCAACCGCAACCTCAAGCTGAGCGAGGAGGCGTGGGCCGAGTCGGTGCCGAACCTGGAGATCCAGAACAACGACGTGCACTGCAGCCACGCCTCGACGGTCGGGCCGATCGACGAGGACCAGCGCTTCTACCTCGAGAGCCGGGGGGTCCCGCCCCACGTGGCCGAGCGCCTCGTCGTCTCCGGCTTCTTCGGCGACGTCCTGGACCGCATGCCGGCCCCGGCCTCGGTGCTGACCGCCATCCGCGCCGCCGTCGACGCCCGCCTCGACCGCCAGGTCCTGGTCGGCGAGGAGGTGGGGTCGTGA
- a CDS encoding TIGR03084 family metal-binding protein, whose amino-acid sequence MPVDLPALVADLEAETDDLLALLAPLGPPDWDRPTPAEGWLIRDQVSHLAFFDDAAVQALVDPDGFRTAAAEVMGRGPDFPDQVAADARTLDATAVHRWFVGAREALVASFVDADPSARLPWFGPDMSSASSVTARLMETWAHGQDVADALGVERTPTARLRHIAHLGVATRAHSYRLRRRDVPASPVRVEVDAPDGTLWAWGEPDAGERVTGPALDLCLVVTQRRHHEDTALVATEGARDWLGIAQAFAGAPGRGRRR is encoded by the coding sequence ATGCCGGTCGACCTGCCGGCGCTCGTCGCCGACCTCGAGGCCGAGACCGACGACCTGCTCGCCCTGCTCGCCCCGCTGGGGCCGCCCGACTGGGACCGCCCCACCCCGGCCGAGGGCTGGCTGATCCGTGACCAGGTGAGCCACCTCGCCTTCTTCGACGACGCCGCGGTCCAGGCGCTCGTCGACCCGGACGGCTTCCGCACCGCCGCCGCCGAGGTGATGGGCCGCGGCCCGGACTTCCCCGACCAGGTGGCGGCCGACGCCCGGACCCTCGACGCCACCGCCGTGCACCGCTGGTTCGTCGGCGCCCGCGAGGCGCTCGTGGCGAGCTTCGTCGACGCCGACCCGTCGGCCCGGCTGCCGTGGTTCGGGCCCGACATGAGCTCGGCCAGCTCGGTCACGGCGCGGCTGATGGAGACCTGGGCCCACGGCCAGGACGTGGCCGACGCCCTCGGCGTCGAGCGCACCCCGACCGCCCGCCTCCGCCACATCGCCCACCTCGGCGTGGCCACCCGCGCCCACTCCTACCGCCTGCGCCGCAGGGACGTGCCGGCGTCGCCGGTGCGCGTCGAGGTGGACGCCCCCGACGGGACGCTGTGGGCGTGGGGCGAGCCCGACGCCGGCGAACGGGTGACCGGTCCCGCCCTCGACCTGTGCCTCGTCGTCACCCAGCGGCGCCACCACGAGGACACCGCCCTGGTGGCCACCGAGGGAGCTCGGGACTGGCTCGGCATCGCCCAGGCGTTCGCCGGCGCCCCCGGCCGCGGGCGGCGCCGCTGA
- the sufB gene encoding Fe-S cluster assembly protein SufB: MAVQDLDLGRYKLGWADEEDYVFKPRRGLSEDIIREMSWMKGEPDWMLEYRLNSFRRFQKRPMPNWGGDMSEIYFDQIYYYIKPTEGQVDKWEELPDAIKDTYEKLGIPEAERKYLAGVTAQYESEVVFHRNREDLEAQGVIFCDMDTALREHPDLVKPHFGSVIPMNDNKFASLNSSVWSGGSFIYVPPGVEVSMPLQAYFRINAENMGQFERTLIIADKGSKVHYIEGCSAPTYTSDSLHSAVVEIIVKEQARVTYTTIQNWSNNVFNLVTKRAKVEAEGHMEWIDGNIGSRLTMKYPAVWLVGPKATGEVLSVAYAGAGQHQDTGAKMVHAAPETSSKIVSKSISSHGGRTSYRGLVRVEDDAYGCKSHVQCDALILDPESVSDTYPYMEVGSHDARIGHEATVSRVADEQLFYLMSRGLTEEQAMGMVVNGFIEPVTRTLPMEYAVEWSRLIELQMEGSVG; this comes from the coding sequence ATGGCCGTCCAGGATCTCGACCTCGGTCGCTACAAGCTCGGTTGGGCCGACGAGGAGGACTACGTCTTCAAGCCCCGCCGCGGGCTGAGCGAGGACATCATCCGCGAGATGTCGTGGATGAAGGGCGAGCCCGACTGGATGCTGGAGTACCGCCTCAACAGCTTCCGCCGCTTCCAGAAGCGCCCCATGCCCAACTGGGGCGGCGACATGTCGGAGATCTACTTCGACCAGATCTACTACTACATCAAGCCGACCGAGGGTCAGGTCGACAAGTGGGAGGAGCTGCCGGACGCCATCAAGGACACCTACGAGAAGCTCGGCATCCCCGAGGCCGAACGGAAGTACCTGGCCGGCGTCACCGCCCAGTACGAGTCCGAGGTCGTGTTCCACCGCAACCGCGAGGACCTCGAGGCCCAGGGCGTCATCTTCTGCGACATGGACACGGCCCTCCGGGAGCACCCGGACCTGGTCAAGCCGCACTTCGGGTCCGTGATCCCGATGAACGACAACAAGTTCGCGTCGCTCAACTCGTCGGTCTGGTCCGGCGGCAGCTTCATCTACGTCCCGCCCGGCGTCGAGGTCTCGATGCCGCTGCAGGCCTACTTCCGGATCAACGCCGAGAACATGGGCCAGTTCGAACGGACGCTGATCATCGCCGACAAGGGCTCGAAGGTGCACTACATCGAGGGCTGCTCGGCCCCGACCTACACCTCCGACTCGCTCCACTCGGCCGTGGTCGAGATCATCGTCAAGGAGCAGGCCCGGGTCACCTACACGACCATCCAGAACTGGTCGAACAACGTGTTCAACCTGGTCACCAAGCGGGCCAAGGTCGAGGCCGAGGGCCACATGGAGTGGATCGACGGCAACATCGGCAGCCGCCTCACCATGAAGTACCCGGCCGTCTGGCTCGTCGGGCCCAAGGCCACCGGCGAGGTCCTGTCGGTCGCCTACGCCGGCGCCGGCCAGCACCAGGACACCGGGGCCAAGATGGTCCACGCCGCCCCCGAGACCAGCTCGAAGATCGTGTCCAAGTCGATCTCCAGCCACGGCGGGCGCACCTCGTACCGGGGCCTGGTCCGGGTCGAGGACGACGCCTACGGCTGCAAGAGCCACGTCCAGTGCGACGCCCTGATCCTCGACCCCGAGTCGGTCAGCGACACCTACCCCTACATGGAGGTGGGCTCGCACGACGCCCGGATCGGCCACGAGGCCACCGTCAGCCGGGTGGCCGACGAGCAGCTCTTCTACCTGATGAGCCGGGGCCTCACCGAGGAGCAGGCGATGGGCATGGTGGTGAACGGGTTCATCGAGCCCGTCACCCGCACCCTGCCGATGGAGTACGCCGTCGAGTGGTCCCGCCTGATCGAGCTCCAGATGGAGGGCAGCGTCGGCTGA
- a CDS encoding S1C family serine protease gives MSLAEIATATRAAHAAAAPATVAIGRHARGAGVVVAPDRVLTSAHNLRDRTTQVTFADGTHAQGAVVGSDPDHDIVVLDVPTGDATPLTWSDDETEVGDAVFALARGRGGDRITAGFVSGVGRSFRGPRGRRVNGAVEHTAPLARGSSGGPLVDAEGRLVGLNTHRLGDGFYLALPADADLRQRVDALVAGRHLRSRRLGVVIVPGPQAAKLRRRVGLPEAPGLLVRAVVEGSPAAAAGLAEGDLVTAVDGVPVPSVDDLWDALEAAADRPSVEVTLVRGVDERTVTVTFPDPAAEADGTEDDAPAG, from the coding sequence ATGTCCCTCGCCGAGATCGCCACCGCCACCCGGGCGGCCCACGCCGCCGCCGCCCCCGCCACCGTCGCCATCGGCCGCCACGCCCGCGGCGCCGGCGTGGTCGTCGCCCCCGACCGGGTGCTGACCAGCGCCCACAACCTGCGGGATCGCACGACCCAGGTCACCTTCGCCGACGGGACACACGCCCAGGGGGCGGTCGTGGGCTCCGACCCCGACCACGACATCGTCGTCCTCGACGTCCCCACCGGCGACGCCACCCCGCTGACGTGGTCCGACGACGAGACCGAGGTCGGCGATGCCGTCTTCGCCCTGGCCCGGGGCCGGGGCGGCGACCGCATCACCGCCGGCTTCGTGTCCGGGGTGGGGCGCAGCTTCCGCGGCCCCCGGGGCCGCCGGGTGAACGGCGCCGTCGAGCACACCGCCCCCCTGGCCCGGGGCTCGTCGGGCGGTCCCCTGGTCGATGCCGAGGGCCGGCTCGTCGGGCTCAACACCCACCGCCTCGGCGACGGCTTCTACCTGGCCCTCCCGGCCGACGCCGACCTGCGCCAGCGGGTCGACGCCCTCGTCGCCGGGCGCCACCTGCGGTCCCGGCGCCTCGGCGTGGTGATCGTGCCCGGGCCCCAGGCGGCCAAGCTCCGCCGGCGGGTCGGGCTGCCCGAGGCCCCCGGCCTCCTGGTCCGGGCCGTCGTCGAGGGCTCGCCCGCCGCCGCCGCCGGTCTCGCCGAGGGCGACCTGGTCACGGCGGTCGACGGCGTGCCGGTCCCGTCGGTCGACGACCTGTGGGACGCCCTCGAGGCCGCCGCCGACCGCCCGTCGGTCGAGGTCACCCTGGTCCGGGGCGTGGACGAGCGCACGGTGACGGTGACCTTCCCCGACCCGGCCGCCGAGGCCGACGGCACCGAGGACGACGCTCCCGCCGGCTGA
- a CDS encoding helix-turn-helix domain-containing protein: protein MPRPGHDPHPRSRGRGPTGPPPSAPEPDLVRAVERVGDRWVLLIVASLLDGPRRFGDLGEGLGVAPNILTARLRQLAEDGLVVARPYSERPLRHEYVLTGSGRELADALTLLSEWGSRRRGGRGAAAFHARCGTALELRPWCPTCDRTVDPAEATPEAYDV from the coding sequence ATGCCCCGCCCCGGCCACGACCCCCACCCCCGGTCCCGGGGGCGGGGTCCGACCGGTCCCCCGCCCTCGGCACCCGAGCCCGATCTGGTGCGGGCGGTGGAGCGGGTCGGCGACCGGTGGGTCCTGCTGATCGTGGCCTCGCTCCTCGACGGACCCCGTCGCTTCGGCGACCTGGGCGAGGGCCTGGGCGTGGCGCCCAACATCCTCACCGCCCGGCTCCGGCAGCTGGCCGAGGACGGCCTCGTCGTGGCCCGGCCCTACAGCGAGCGCCCGCTGCGCCACGAGTACGTCCTCACCGGGTCGGGTCGAGAGCTGGCCGACGCCCTCACCCTGCTCTCGGAGTGGGGCTCGCGCCGGCGCGGCGGCCGGGGCGCCGCCGCCTTCCACGCCCGCTGCGGCACCGCCCTCGAGCTGCGGCCCTGGTGCCCCACGTGCGACCGCACCGTCGACCCGGCCGAGGCCACCCCCGAGGCCTACGACGTCTGA
- a CDS encoding glycerophosphodiester phosphodiesterase has protein sequence MPEPGHWVPGGERHLIAHRGASLFAPENSPEAVRQAAARGATDVEVDVNMTADGVLLAVHDGVVAGGGVRWISQMTEAEVRAAAAEAEAPDPPRLDDVLAVVAEAGLGIYLDVKQLLPGGPVVLGDLLRAHGLADHAVGASFRADLAGRLKSEAGLTTSLLFHDPGIDVHSLVRGLDLDFVHPCYDVFGAGALAPLTEAWVAAVRATGAGIVGWNTLDPAVAAAVFARGADGVCSDDPAVLVEAVATLA, from the coding sequence GTGCCCGAGCCGGGGCACTGGGTGCCCGGTGGCGAGCGGCACCTGATCGCCCACCGGGGGGCGTCGCTCTTCGCCCCCGAGAACTCGCCCGAGGCGGTGCGCCAGGCTGCCGCCCGGGGTGCGACCGACGTCGAGGTCGACGTGAACATGACCGCCGACGGCGTCCTCCTGGCCGTCCACGACGGGGTGGTCGCCGGCGGCGGCGTGCGGTGGATCTCCCAGATGACCGAGGCCGAGGTGCGCGCCGCGGCGGCGGAGGCCGAGGCTCCGGACCCACCCCGGCTCGACGACGTCCTGGCCGTGGTGGCCGAGGCCGGCCTGGGCATCTACCTCGACGTCAAGCAGCTGCTGCCCGGCGGCCCGGTCGTCCTCGGCGACCTCCTGCGGGCGCACGGGCTGGCCGACCACGCCGTCGGCGCCAGCTTCCGGGCCGACCTGGCCGGACGGCTCAAGTCCGAGGCCGGCCTCACCACCAGCCTCCTGTTCCACGACCCCGGCATCGACGTCCACAGCCTGGTGCGGGGGCTCGACCTCGACTTCGTCCACCCCTGCTACGACGTCTTCGGCGCCGGCGCCCTGGCCCCGCTGACCGAGGCCTGGGTCGCGGCGGTGCGGGCGACGGGTGCCGGCATCGTGGGCTGGAACACGCTCGACCCGGCGGTGGCCGCCGCGGTCTTCGCCCGCGGCGCCGACGGGGTGTGCTCCGACGACCCGGCCGTGCTCGTCGAGGCCGTCGCCACCCTGGCCTGA
- a CDS encoding site-specific DNA-methyltransferase, with product MADTPRRPRRPTSTSAFGVGRRESHDASDFYARFTTPELSTDDTVVRHSPDEPLVHGDARDMSDLKDGSVALVVTSPPYFAGKAYEIIDADNPAVPDSYVEYVAMLRDVFAECVRVLEPGGRIAVNIANLGRKPYRSLSADVIRILQDDLGLLIRGEVVWVKARGAGGNCAWGTYRQPRNPVLRDLTERVVIAAKGRFERALTPAERKAEGLPHAATITGDEFLDATLDVWEMPTESASRVEHPAPFPVALPQRLIELYTYADDLVVDPFLGSGTTAVAAVRTGRRYAGYDLDPAYVAIARRRVEVEQAAVVARVADPAEAALAEARVRGDAMRKLAMAVLGEVGFADVKEKHVVAGVGLTVPVTAVDASGRRWLFELAGGFTVAPSGLARTDTAMAAVGRGAVIAGVNDGDPPVLLVPSAPRPRSAIDRALRSAGPAALFDVVEVLSPEGRRRLAAYASGSVDRPELGFWRADDLEPR from the coding sequence ATGGCCGACACCCCCCGGCGCCCACGGCGGCCCACCTCCACCTCGGCCTTCGGCGTGGGCCGGCGCGAGAGCCACGACGCCTCCGACTTCTACGCCCGCTTCACCACCCCCGAGCTGAGCACCGACGACACCGTCGTCCGGCACTCGCCCGACGAGCCCCTCGTCCACGGCGACGCCCGCGACATGAGCGACCTCAAGGACGGCTCGGTCGCCCTGGTCGTCACCTCGCCGCCCTACTTCGCCGGCAAGGCCTACGAGATCATCGACGCCGACAACCCGGCGGTTCCCGACAGCTACGTCGAGTACGTCGCCATGCTGCGCGACGTCTTCGCCGAGTGCGTCCGGGTGCTCGAACCCGGCGGCCGCATCGCCGTCAACATCGCCAACCTCGGGCGCAAGCCCTACCGCTCGCTGTCGGCCGACGTGATCCGGATCCTCCAGGACGACCTCGGGCTGCTCATCCGGGGCGAGGTGGTGTGGGTCAAGGCCCGCGGTGCCGGCGGCAACTGCGCGTGGGGCACCTACCGCCAGCCGCGCAACCCCGTCCTGCGCGACCTCACCGAGCGGGTCGTCATCGCGGCCAAGGGCCGCTTCGAGCGGGCCCTGACGCCGGCCGAACGCAAGGCCGAGGGGCTGCCCCACGCCGCCACCATCACCGGCGACGAGTTCCTCGACGCCACCCTCGACGTGTGGGAGATGCCGACCGAGTCGGCGTCGCGCGTCGAGCACCCCGCCCCGTTCCCGGTCGCCCTCCCGCAGCGGCTGATCGAGCTCTACACCTACGCCGACGACCTCGTCGTCGACCCCTTCCTGGGCTCGGGCACCACCGCCGTCGCCGCCGTGCGCACCGGGCGCCGGTACGCGGGCTACGACCTCGACCCCGCCTACGTCGCCATCGCCCGCCGCCGGGTCGAGGTCGAGCAGGCGGCCGTGGTGGCGCGGGTGGCCGACCCGGCCGAAGCAGCGCTGGCCGAGGCCCGGGTGCGGGGCGACGCCATGCGGAAGCTGGCGATGGCCGTGCTCGGCGAGGTCGGCTTCGCCGACGTGAAGGAGAAGCACGTCGTCGCCGGCGTCGGCCTCACGGTGCCGGTCACCGCCGTCGACGCCTCGGGCCGACGCTGGCTGTTCGAGCTGGCCGGGGGGTTCACGGTGGCGCCGTCGGGCCTGGCCCGCACCGACACGGCCATGGCCGCCGTGGGTCGGGGCGCCGTCATCGCCGGGGTCAACGACGGCGACCCGCCGGTGCTGCTGGTGCCCTCGGCGCCCAGGCCCCGCTCGGCCATCGACCGGGCCCTCCGCTCGGCCGGCCCCGCCGCCCTGTTCGACGTGGTCGAGGTGCTCTCGCCCGAAGGGCGGCGCCGGCTGGCGGCCTACGCGTCGGGGTCCGTCGACCGGCCCGAGCTCGGGTTCTGGCGCGCCGACGACCTCGAGCCCCGCTGA
- a CDS encoding glycosyltransferase family 4 protein, translating into MTPRRSGRGRRIAVLKPDVGVAGGFERVAARVEATLRADGHDVTRLSVELPWDPRPRVFGTAISPEAWWSSPEYFRYLAGVEEFDRVVTRRFDAVVSTQPPSTTHRHPRHLALFFHHHRVFYDLEDVWLAGGFAPDPDLHRQAGIRVRALDQPRFEAVRWFAAGSETVRRRLGHFNGIDRVSLFHAGMAVGGTVAAAARRAAAGERRDGPVLCVGRLEFPKRPELLVAAMRRLPEVPAVLVGDGGRTEWVRAIDHRLSRPGLDLDRVDETALWCCRVDDGERAPRGWRSNVAVAGRVDDPTLEHLYATAPCVVAPALDEDYGLTAIEAMAHGAPVVVCEDGGGLADLVDHEVDGLVVAPTGAAIAAAVERILTDPDLAATLAAGALRRAAATTWARADDQIRAALAITFDEAEPDGDLVTVGGDTAAVGSVDGP; encoded by the coding sequence GTGACCCCTCGCCGGTCGGGGCGCGGCCGCCGCATCGCCGTGCTCAAGCCCGACGTGGGCGTGGCCGGCGGGTTCGAGCGGGTGGCGGCGCGGGTCGAGGCGACCCTGCGGGCCGACGGGCACGACGTCACCCGCCTGAGCGTCGAGCTGCCGTGGGACCCCCGCCCGCGGGTCTTCGGCACCGCCATCTCGCCCGAGGCGTGGTGGTCGTCGCCGGAGTACTTCCGCTACCTGGCCGGGGTGGAGGAGTTCGACCGGGTGGTCACCCGGCGCTTCGACGCCGTCGTGTCCACCCAGCCCCCCTCGACCACGCACCGCCACCCCCGCCACCTGGCGCTGTTCTTCCACCACCACCGCGTCTTCTACGACCTGGAGGACGTGTGGCTGGCGGGCGGGTTCGCCCCCGACCCGGACCTCCATCGCCAGGCCGGCATCCGCGTCCGCGCCCTCGACCAGCCCCGGTTCGAGGCCGTGCGGTGGTTCGCAGCCGGCTCCGAGACGGTGCGCCGCCGGCTCGGGCACTTCAACGGCATCGACCGGGTGTCGCTCTTCCACGCCGGGATGGCCGTGGGCGGCACCGTCGCCGCCGCCGCCCGCCGGGCCGCGGCCGGTGAGCGGCGCGACGGACCCGTGCTCTGCGTCGGCCGGCTCGAGTTCCCCAAGCGGCCCGAGCTGCTCGTCGCCGCCATGCGCCGGCTGCCCGAGGTCCCCGCCGTCCTCGTGGGCGACGGCGGCCGCACCGAGTGGGTCCGGGCCATCGACCACCGGCTCTCCCGCCCCGGGCTCGACCTCGACCGGGTCGACGAGACCGCCCTGTGGTGCTGCCGGGTCGACGACGGCGAGCGGGCGCCGCGCGGGTGGCGGTCGAACGTCGCGGTGGCGGGCCGGGTCGACGACCCCACGCTCGAGCACCTCTACGCCACGGCGCCGTGCGTGGTCGCCCCCGCCCTCGACGAGGACTACGGGCTCACGGCGATCGAGGCCATGGCCCACGGGGCGCCCGTCGTGGTGTGCGAGGACGGGGGCGGTCTGGCCGACCTGGTCGACCACGAGGTCGACGGCCTGGTGGTGGCGCCGACCGGCGCCGCCATCGCCGCCGCCGTCGAACGGATCCTCACCGACCCCGACCTGGCCGCCACCCTGGCCGCCGGCGCCCTCCGGCGGGCGGCGGCGACCACGTGGGCCCGGGCCGACGACCAGATCCGGGCCGCCCTCGCCATCACCTTCGACGAGGCCGAGCCCGATGGCGACCTGGTGACGGTCGGGGGCGACACCGCCGCCGTCGGATCGGTCGACGGGCCGTGA